In the Peptoclostridium acidaminophilum DSM 3953 genome, one interval contains:
- a CDS encoding TrkH family potassium uptake protein, giving the protein MIDLTYSDVMQQRRRLIWGYAGKILMGSSLIYLLPLLLIPFYPEESANAAGFLIPAALALIIGFIFNSKGDGKDEILTTKEGGVIVIITWSLTVLISGLPFMISGGMNFTQAIFESVSGWTTTGLSVVADVKNTSKLLLLWRSITQFLGGAGLAVIMISAIIGPHGFGFYSAEGREDVVPNVVKSAKSIMIIYISYYIIGAAFYIEAGMPFFEAINHSACAIATGGFTTRPGSIGSYDSKRIELITIMLMLLGNINFGTHYMLVKGEARRFFKLGEIRLLAFILSLFIPLVFLFSTSRIYNSAEMAARASFFELISALTGTGYTIVDYNRWDDFGILVVIMLMIIGGGTCSTSGGIKQYRVLLLFKALYWSMRRYFAPKNEIRHEYIERAEGQYEISSEHIVSTACFAIMYMSVYIAGIIVFVINGYSLRDSMFEFASAIGTVGFSIGITSPSAPGIILWTEIAGMFLGRLEFFVVFFGFINLVKLLRVQKRA; this is encoded by the coding sequence TTGATTGATTTGACGTATTCAGACGTGATGCAACAAAGGCGCAGGCTTATATGGGGCTACGCCGGCAAGATACTTATGGGATCTTCGCTTATATACCTTCTGCCTCTCCTTCTGATCCCATTTTATCCGGAGGAGTCTGCTAATGCAGCGGGATTTTTAATTCCTGCTGCATTGGCGCTAATAATAGGATTCATATTTAATTCTAAGGGTGATGGGAAGGATGAAATATTAACAACAAAAGAAGGCGGCGTAATAGTTATAATAACTTGGAGTCTGACGGTGCTTATATCGGGATTGCCGTTTATGATATCGGGAGGCATGAATTTCACGCAAGCTATTTTCGAATCTGTAAGCGGTTGGACTACAACGGGACTTTCTGTAGTAGCAGACGTGAAGAATACCTCTAAGCTGTTACTTTTGTGGAGGAGCATAACGCAGTTCTTAGGAGGCGCAGGTCTAGCTGTCATTATGATATCCGCCATAATAGGTCCCCATGGCTTTGGATTTTACAGTGCCGAGGGAAGGGAGGACGTGGTTCCCAACGTCGTAAAATCAGCAAAGAGCATAATGATTATATACATAAGCTACTATATAATAGGCGCGGCATTCTACATTGAAGCGGGAATGCCTTTCTTTGAGGCCATAAACCATTCTGCCTGCGCCATAGCCACGGGGGGATTTACAACCAGGCCTGGAAGCATAGGCAGCTATGACAGCAAACGGATAGAGCTTATAACAATTATGCTCATGCTCCTTGGAAATATAAACTTTGGAACGCACTATATGCTAGTCAAGGGAGAGGCGCGAAGATTCTTCAAGCTTGGAGAAATAAGATTACTTGCATTTATATTGTCGCTGTTCATACCGCTTGTTTTTTTGTTTTCGACTTCGAGGATTTACAATTCGGCAGAAATGGCTGCAAGAGCTTCGTTTTTCGAGCTCATATCGGCCCTTACGGGTACTGGATATACAATAGTAGACTACAATAGGTGGGATGATTTTGGAATACTAGTAGTAATTATGCTTATGATAATAGGGGGAGGTACATGTTCCACATCAGGGGGGATTAAGCAGTACAGGGTATTGTTGCTTTTTAAGGCGCTCTACTGGAGCATGAGGAGGTATTTTGCACCTAAAAATGAGATTAGGCATGAGTATATTGAACGAGCAGAGGGACAATACGAAATAAGCAGCGAGCATATTGTCAGCACGGCCTGTTTTGCAATAATGTATATGAGTGTTTATATTGCCGGCATAATTGTATTTGTCATAAACGGCTACAGTCTCAGGGATTCAATGTTTGAGTTTGCATCGGCAATTGGCACGGTCGGTTTTTCTATTGGAATAACCTCGCCTAGCGCGCCGGGAATAATCCTCTGGACTGAAATAGCAGGCATGTTCCTTGGGAGACTGGAGTTTTTCGTGGTGTTCTTTGGGTTTATAAATCTTGTGAAATTGCTTCGGGTGCAAAAGCGAGCATAA
- a CDS encoding NAD-binding protein produces MVVAGYRKVHFLVKKFISEGHKLTIIHRDEEECKKLAKIHKASIVHGDGTDPAILEDAGVMDNDVLLAISSNDAENFVACQIAGRVYGVDRTLAFVNEPEYIDVFKRLGVSTVISTADIIYNMIDQKISVEEIINLMPMEDGKIGIMDIEIADDFKSAGKSLAEISLPEDSVIAFIIRGERQMVPRGSTVVKEGDRLIILSLSSVQTAVIEAIKGRVD; encoded by the coding sequence ATGGTTGTAGCTGGATATAGAAAGGTGCATTTCCTCGTAAAAAAATTTATTTCGGAAGGGCACAAGCTGACGATTATACACAGGGATGAGGAGGAGTGCAAAAAACTCGCCAAGATACATAAGGCGTCTATTGTCCATGGAGACGGTACTGACCCGGCAATACTTGAAGATGCGGGAGTTATGGACAATGATGTACTTTTGGCCATTTCGAGCAATGACGCTGAAAATTTTGTGGCTTGCCAGATTGCGGGAAGGGTGTATGGAGTCGATCGTACATTGGCTTTTGTAAACGAGCCTGAATATATAGACGTGTTCAAACGCCTTGGCGTAAGCACTGTAATAAGCACTGCTGATATAATATACAATATGATAGATCAGAAGATTTCTGTAGAGGAGATAATTAACCTTATGCCCATGGAAGATGGGAAGATTGGCATAATGGACATAGAAATAGCAGATGATTTTAAATCGGCAGGAAAGAGTCTTGCGGAGATTTCGCTGCCCGAGGATTCGGTAATAGCCTTTATTATAAGGGGAGAGCGGCAGATGGTGCCACGTGGGAGCACCGTAGTGAAAGAGGGTGACAGACTCATAATACTTTCTCTAAGTAGCGTGCAGACCGCGGTGATTGAGGCAATTAAGGGAAGGGTTGATTGA
- a CDS encoding potassium channel family protein, whose translation MEMNFMGKNGINDEYVIIVGCGRLGAHLANALFESGKSVVIIDMKPSAFRRLVEGFGGFALEADATELDTLKKAGIENADVFAAITDDDNTNIMLAQIAKTIYGVRKVIARVYEPNRQNVYEELEIKTICPMTLSAEAFKDSIENDEGGD comes from the coding sequence ATGGAGATGAATTTCATGGGCAAAAATGGAATTAATGATGAATATGTGATAATAGTAGGCTGTGGGAGGCTGGGAGCGCATCTTGCGAATGCACTTTTTGAATCTGGTAAAAGCGTTGTAATAATAGACATGAAACCTTCTGCTTTCAGAAGACTGGTTGAGGGTTTTGGAGGTTTTGCTCTTGAGGCTGACGCCACAGAACTGGACACCTTGAAGAAGGCTGGAATTGAGAATGCGGATGTTTTTGCAGCTATAACTGATGATGACAACACCAATATAATGCTGGCGCAGATAGCAAAAACTATATACGGCGTTAGAAAGGTTATTGCAAGAGTCTACGAGCCCAACAGACAGAATGTATATGAGGAATTGGAAATTAAAACCATATGCCCCATGACCCTTTCAGCCGAGGCCTTCAAGGATAGCATAGAGAATGATGAGGGAGGTGATTAG
- a CDS encoding nucleotide sugar dehydrogenase: MQRKKICVLGLGYIGLPTAAMFATHGHNVIGVDVRSKVVDALNNAKITIEEPYLDILVQAAVKSENLIGSTEPEEADVFIIAVPTPITNDKRADMRYVVEAAESIVPYVRKGNIVVLESTSPPGTVRDVLCPILERSGLVLGEELYVGHSPERVLPGKILMELVGNNRIVGGINRISAEKIKDIYKTFVNGEIFLTDETTAEMCKVMENTFRDVNIALANELAKICEETGIDVWEVIRLCNKHPRVNIHQPGPGVGGHCLAVDPWFIVEKNPKTAGIIKMARQTNDSMPHFVADAIDGMLGESDYSRKICILGVTYKADVDDTRESPIIDLISVLGNRGYEVAAYDPHATKFSCEARSLEEAASESEMVVLGVNHEAFKKINFTELCRLTKGKVFFDLRNFMDREELERAGFKVKVLGSGKVDVKEAEAEDMAE; encoded by the coding sequence ATGCAGAGAAAAAAAATATGTGTTCTGGGACTTGGATATATTGGTTTACCAACGGCTGCGATGTTTGCAACACATGGACACAATGTAATTGGCGTGGACGTGAGAAGCAAGGTTGTTGATGCGCTCAACAATGCTAAGATAACAATAGAAGAGCCTTATCTTGATATATTAGTGCAGGCGGCTGTCAAATCAGAGAATCTTATAGGCAGCACGGAGCCAGAGGAAGCCGATGTTTTTATAATAGCAGTGCCAACGCCTATAACAAATGACAAGAGGGCTGACATGAGATATGTTGTTGAGGCGGCAGAGAGTATAGTTCCATACGTCAGAAAAGGCAACATAGTAGTTCTTGAATCAACATCGCCTCCGGGAACGGTAAGGGATGTCCTATGTCCAATACTTGAGCGCAGCGGGCTTGTTCTTGGCGAAGAGTTGTATGTGGGACACTCGCCTGAGAGAGTTTTGCCGGGCAAAATACTAATGGAGCTGGTGGGCAATAACCGTATAGTGGGCGGCATAAACAGGATAAGCGCAGAAAAGATAAAAGACATATATAAGACCTTTGTAAATGGTGAAATTTTTCTGACTGATGAAACAACGGCAGAAATGTGCAAGGTAATGGAGAATACATTCAGGGATGTCAACATAGCCCTTGCAAATGAACTTGCCAAGATATGTGAGGAAACAGGCATAGACGTATGGGAAGTCATAAGACTGTGCAACAAGCACCCCAGAGTGAACATACACCAGCCGGGGCCTGGCGTAGGCGGACACTGCCTGGCAGTGGATCCATGGTTCATAGTCGAAAAAAATCCTAAAACCGCAGGGATAATAAAAATGGCAAGACAGACAAACGATTCTATGCCGCATTTTGTGGCGGATGCAATAGATGGAATGCTAGGAGAAAGCGACTATTCGCGTAAGATATGTATTTTGGGTGTTACATATAAGGCGGATGTTGATGATACGAGGGAGAGCCCTATAATAGATCTAATTTCCGTACTCGGCAACAGAGGATATGAAGTCGCCGCTTATGATCCGCATGCAACGAAGTTCTCATGTGAAGCGAGAAGCCTTGAAGAGGCGGCAAGTGAAAGTGAAATGGTTGTGCTTGGCGTGAATCATGAAGCCTTCAAAAAAATTAATTTTACAGAGCTATGCAGGCTTACTAAGGGAAAAGTTTTTTTCGACCTTCGCAACTTCATGGACAGAGAAGAACTCGAAAGGGCAGGATTTAAAGTCAAGGTGCTGGGCAGTGGCAAGGTGGATGTGAAGGAGGCTGAGGCGGAAGATATGGCGGAATAA
- a CDS encoding glycosyltransferase family 4 protein: MKIVIVNDYADIKGVSSAVAIESARALAQAGESVIFFCAAGPIDEKLIHKNITVISMDQKDIIENSYENSRLWNRKAYVSLGRLLGSLDKNNTVVHFHSFVNILSSAALRVVKDRGFKCVLTLHDYFTACPNGNFYDCRNESCCELEGLSAACIRSNCEKRGYMHKLWLCSRQAIQMKKGRVPAGVDAFISISEYSERILRPYLSESARIYRVKNPVNIQNEGPERVAESKVFTFLDRLGAENGAGIFAQAASLAGVEATFIGDGPMRKQLEEILPGALFSGRLRPENEIRLLRESRAIVFPTLLNEMHALAVLKAKALGIPSIVSSGSSAEEFVESGEDGFIFERGSIDDLVQKLKIMGSDSLVRRMGREAHRRYWEASWTPENHAIELMEVYNDVLGGI; this comes from the coding sequence ATGAAAATAGTTATAGTCAATGACTATGCAGACATAAAAGGAGTTTCAAGTGCTGTAGCCATTGAGAGTGCCAGAGCCCTTGCTCAAGCTGGCGAGAGTGTGATATTTTTTTGTGCTGCAGGGCCGATTGATGAAAAGTTAATTCACAAGAACATAACAGTTATAAGTATGGACCAAAAGGATATCATAGAAAACAGCTATGAGAACAGCAGATTATGGAACAGAAAGGCTTATGTGTCCTTGGGACGTTTGCTGGGTTCACTAGATAAGAACAACACTGTAGTTCATTTTCATTCGTTTGTGAATATCCTTTCATCAGCTGCACTAAGAGTAGTTAAAGACAGGGGCTTCAAGTGCGTGCTCACACTTCACGATTATTTTACTGCATGTCCCAATGGCAATTTTTATGACTGCAGAAATGAATCTTGCTGCGAACTCGAGGGGCTTTCAGCAGCATGCATAAGGAGCAATTGTGAAAAGCGGGGGTATATGCACAAGCTGTGGCTATGCTCACGGCAGGCGATACAGATGAAAAAAGGCAGGGTGCCTGCAGGCGTTGATGCCTTTATAAGCATTTCAGAGTATAGCGAAAGAATACTTCGTCCATATCTGTCTGAATCAGCCAGAATATACAGGGTGAAAAATCCGGTTAATATACAAAATGAAGGTCCGGAGAGGGTGGCGGAAAGCAAGGTTTTCACTTTCTTGGACCGACTAGGAGCTGAAAATGGAGCCGGCATATTTGCGCAAGCCGCATCATTGGCGGGCGTTGAAGCCACTTTCATAGGTGATGGGCCGATGAGAAAACAACTTGAAGAAATATTACCGGGCGCATTATTCAGCGGGAGGCTGAGGCCTGAAAATGAAATAAGACTACTTCGCGAATCGAGAGCTATTGTTTTCCCCACGTTGCTTAATGAGATGCATGCTTTAGCCGTACTAAAAGCCAAAGCTCTTGGAATTCCGTCAATAGTATCAAGCGGCTCTTCTGCAGAAGAGTTCGTTGAAAGCGGCGAGGACGGGTTTATATTTGAAAGGGGAAGCATAGATGATCTTGTGCAAAAGCTCAAGATTATGGGGAGTGACTCTTTGGTTAGAAGAATGGGGCGGGAAGCTCACAGAAGATACTGGGAGGCTTCTTGGACTCCTGAAAACCATGCTATAGAGCTGATGGAAGTATACAATGATGTCTTGGGAGGAATATGA
- a CDS encoding polysaccharide lyase, with protein MNIKNMRKGVALSIAAIMAMSGLGTVSAHDYNRTYSSSSRTSSDAVIYNYLNADFFEEYFDVDYSKDSAKLKALQLEVKKLLVKKGVRLDSRRSVKRYLLNNKSEVYAIIKALNASASASSTTTTTTTTKPSTTTTTTTTTTKPSTTTTASTTTTKPSTTTTAPSTTTTSSTTTASSSISGTSLINDAFDSLSNWNKETSTSYGVTITKDPLNSNNNVARFELRDTDSKVYSGLRSEIASKWKAEPAGSEIWYNWKFMVDPAHSNNSDWEILGQWHPQPVDGNWDNADEYVNGRPTISIQYHDGYMYVVVHNLKVGVTEIRSEKVAVKKGQWVDLKTHIKWSQGNDGYIEVLADGKPMAFVTEYNANWDAKKLPGDYRLNIPTLLNSAGDYLKLGSYRNTSSQTGKSIIYYDDLKITRVK; from the coding sequence ATGAATATCAAAAACATGAGAAAAGGTGTAGCGCTTTCGATAGCGGCAATTATGGCAATGAGCGGCCTGGGGACAGTTTCTGCACATGACTACAATAGAACATACAGCAGCTCAAGCCGAACAAGCAGTGACGCTGTCATATATAATTATCTGAACGCGGATTTCTTTGAAGAATATTTCGATGTAGATTATTCTAAGGACTCTGCAAAGCTGAAGGCACTTCAACTTGAGGTGAAGAAGCTGCTTGTCAAAAAAGGTGTAAGGTTGGACTCAAGAAGGAGCGTTAAGAGATATTTGCTAAATAACAAAAGCGAAGTCTACGCTATAATCAAGGCTCTGAATGCATCGGCTTCAGCATCTTCTACAACAACTACAACAACTACAACAAAGCCTTCAACAACTACAACAACTACAACAACTACAACAAAGCCTTCAACAACTACTACAGCTTCAACAACTACAACAAAGCCTTCAACAACTACAACTGCACCTTCCACAACAACTACGTCTTCTACGACAACAGCGTCATCTTCAATATCGGGAACATCACTGATTAATGACGCTTTCGACAGCCTTTCAAATTGGAACAAGGAAACTTCAACATCATACGGTGTAACTATAACAAAGGATCCACTGAATTCAAACAACAACGTTGCAAGATTCGAGCTTAGAGATACAGATTCAAAAGTATACAGCGGACTTAGAAGTGAAATAGCTTCAAAATGGAAGGCCGAGCCGGCGGGAAGCGAGATCTGGTACAACTGGAAGTTCATGGTTGACCCTGCGCACTCAAACAACTCGGATTGGGAGATACTAGGTCAGTGGCATCCACAGCCAGTAGATGGAAACTGGGATAACGCAGATGAGTATGTAAACGGAAGACCTACAATATCAATTCAATATCATGATGGATATATGTATGTGGTAGTTCACAATCTAAAGGTTGGAGTTACAGAGATAAGATCTGAAAAAGTTGCAGTTAAAAAAGGTCAATGGGTAGACCTGAAAACTCACATAAAGTGGTCACAGGGAAATGATGGCTACATAGAAGTACTTGCAGATGGCAAGCCTATGGCATTCGTTACTGAGTACAATGCCAACTGGGATGCTAAAAAACTTCCTGGCGATTACAGATTGAACATACCAACTCTTCTGAATTCTGCGGGAGATTACTTAAAGCTTGGTTCATACCGTAACACATCTTCACAAACAGGAAAAAGCATAATATATTATGACGATTTGAAGATAACAAGAGTAAAATAA
- a CDS encoding polysaccharide deacetylase family protein: MKIDVCKWYGDADSPVLFWIDDLANTWVDVSGSGEIELGEDWGYAKHGENSSFDYLEQKLLSRHPNIKTTFFVPVGKRSGVVADSSIKVISEAINSDEETKAFFRNISENPKFEMAYHGTTHGIAGERTEDFVQEWSTFGSLEEALETIETGKRIFNEVFGHYPKGGKYCGYDPGKYGDESIDRSGFFWWCRHSNVDLVEYGDSEHGGSDKNPLTSYDIKIFGKNNVIDIPTTICGHMLNRYLNKDERIIKGTVKRLLRRQLIEKEMKKIDYLIKNKLLISIEEHISPARNDGRSQLLNIFDDLKGLNEIFDYISGKNIWYCTGSELAEYYYCRENSVIEQSGNEFVVKFKSENVELSSKYLSLKVEGGSVEKLILPDGKEVSKTNGVFNVEIMDGVYKTT, translated from the coding sequence ATGAAGATTGATGTATGCAAATGGTATGGGGATGCGGATTCGCCAGTGCTTTTTTGGATTGACGATCTTGCAAATACGTGGGTTGATGTTAGCGGAAGCGGAGAGATTGAGCTTGGGGAAGACTGGGGCTATGCAAAACACGGTGAAAATTCTTCGTTTGATTATCTCGAGCAAAAGCTGCTTTCACGACATCCCAATATCAAAACGACTTTTTTTGTGCCCGTTGGAAAGAGAAGCGGAGTAGTGGCGGATTCAAGTATAAAGGTGATATCAGAGGCAATAAATTCTGATGAAGAGACAAAGGCATTCTTCAGAAATATAAGCGAGAATCCAAAATTTGAAATGGCTTATCACGGGACTACTCACGGTATTGCCGGGGAGAGGACAGAGGATTTTGTGCAGGAATGGTCGACCTTTGGAAGTCTGGAGGAAGCTTTAGAAACGATAGAAACAGGAAAAAGGATATTCAATGAGGTTTTTGGGCACTATCCCAAGGGAGGCAAGTATTGCGGATATGACCCAGGCAAGTATGGGGATGAGAGCATAGACAGGAGCGGTTTTTTTTGGTGGTGCAGACACTCGAACGTTGATCTTGTAGAATACGGCGACAGTGAGCATGGAGGGAGCGACAAAAATCCTCTGACAAGCTATGATATAAAAATCTTCGGAAAAAACAATGTGATTGACATACCTACGACGATTTGCGGGCATATGCTTAACCGTTATTTAAATAAAGACGAGAGGATTATAAAGGGAACCGTCAAAAGGCTGCTCAGAAGGCAGCTTATAGAAAAAGAAATGAAAAAAATTGACTACCTAATAAAAAACAAGCTTCTGATAAGCATAGAGGAGCACATATCCCCGGCAAGAAACGACGGCAGAAGTCAGCTTTTAAATATATTTGACGATCTGAAAGGTCTGAATGAAATATTCGATTATATTTCGGGGAAAAATATATGGTACTGCACAGGAAGCGAATTGGCTGAATACTACTACTGCAGGGAGAACAGTGTCATAGAGCAGAGTGGAAATGAATTCGTTGTGAAATTCAAATCGGAAAATGTCGAACTTTCATCAAAATACCTGAGCCTGAAAGTGGAGGGAGGCAGCGTTGAAAAACTTATACTTCCAGATGGAAAAGAAGTTTCGAAAACAAACGGTGTATTCAATGTTGAGATAATGGATGGCGTATATAAAACGACATAA
- a CDS encoding oligosaccharide flippase family protein, protein MKGNLMIRTGGIYLGLSLISNFINLILTPIYTNSLTLEEYGSYSIISSYQSLFSIFATLGIYSGMKRFFNEYEDKNRLKNIALTFSIVWGIIVVALNMIFARQLAGLVFESGARGGVYIRYVVTSSVLSCIISIYTAYYSMQYKALKASLIEIVKLALTLAFTLIFVVSYDGGITGILRSQCLSFAILLLALIWADHKNITPVWGKSELKDMLSYGVGMAGASDVLEWVLTLIDRYFLKVVAGYAAVAVYSIGYKVGMLILPLFIAPFTNALTPFKYGVYKEENGKRKLEEIFDHYNIIGWFMVLGISVYANTAIKILATEEYSQAFRIVPLIVIAYLLDGSCEFYSLGIHIEKKMALNLIIPGAATAINIALNMALIPGMGAYGAAIATIVSYFAMTVMYYFGGRAYYKMNIGLFSFLKAGIPFMMTYSLYLYFGLYELGVLAELFFNTALVAVYFIICFLFGFIPKSYVGTSISFARELFSKREVIEDED, encoded by the coding sequence ATGAAAGGTAATTTGATGATCAGAACTGGAGGAATATATCTGGGGCTGTCGCTTATTTCGAATTTTATCAATTTAATACTTACTCCGATTTATACCAACAGTCTCACTTTGGAGGAATACGGAAGCTACTCGATTATATCGTCATATCAAAGTCTTTTTTCAATTTTTGCAACGCTGGGAATATATTCGGGAATGAAGAGGTTCTTTAACGAATATGAGGACAAGAACAGGCTGAAAAACATTGCGCTGACCTTTTCAATCGTCTGGGGAATCATTGTAGTGGCCCTTAATATGATTTTTGCCCGTCAGTTGGCGGGCCTGGTATTCGAATCGGGAGCACGGGGCGGAGTGTACATAAGGTATGTGGTCACAAGCTCGGTGCTTTCCTGCATAATAAGCATATACACGGCATACTACTCGATGCAGTACAAGGCGCTTAAGGCGAGTCTGATAGAGATAGTAAAGCTGGCCTTGACGTTGGCTTTTACGCTGATTTTTGTTGTTTCATATGACGGAGGAATAACAGGAATACTAAGGTCTCAGTGCCTTTCATTCGCTATATTATTGCTTGCTCTTATTTGGGCTGATCATAAAAATATAACGCCGGTATGGGGGAAAAGCGAACTTAAGGATATGCTTTCATACGGGGTTGGCATGGCGGGAGCTTCAGACGTATTGGAGTGGGTTCTTACACTGATTGACAGGTACTTTTTGAAGGTGGTCGCGGGATATGCTGCAGTCGCAGTCTATTCAATAGGATATAAGGTGGGTATGCTAATACTGCCGCTTTTCATTGCTCCGTTTACTAATGCCCTCACTCCATTCAAATACGGCGTGTACAAGGAAGAAAACGGAAAAAGAAAGCTGGAGGAAATTTTCGACCACTATAACATAATAGGCTGGTTTATGGTTCTGGGTATTTCGGTTTATGCAAACACGGCGATAAAAATACTAGCCACAGAGGAGTACTCCCAGGCTTTTAGAATAGTACCCCTTATAGTTATTGCATATTTGCTGGATGGAAGCTGCGAGTTTTATTCCCTGGGGATTCATATCGAAAAGAAGATGGCGCTGAACCTTATAATACCAGGGGCGGCAACTGCAATAAATATTGCTCTCAACATGGCCCTGATTCCGGGAATGGGAGCTTATGGAGCAGCAATAGCAACGATTGTTTCATATTTTGCCATGACTGTAATGTACTATTTTGGTGGAAGAGCCTATTATAAAATGAATATAGGTCTTTTTAGCTTTTTAAAGGCAGGCATACCATTTATGATGACTTACTCTTTGTATTTGTATTTTGGACTTTATGAGCTTGGGGTGCTGGCAGAGCTGTTTTTCAACACAGCGCTTGTAGCTGTTTATTTCATCATATGCTTTTTGTTCGGATTTATACCGAAATCATACGTGGGCACTTCGATAAGTTTTGCCAGGGAATTATTCTCTAAAAGGGAGGTAATTGAGGATGAAGATTGA